The Helicobacteraceae bacterium genome includes a region encoding these proteins:
- a CDS encoding YqhA family protein → MLERLFESALVKSRLLVMLSVVFSLLGATALFIIASYDVVKATIITWQYYVHNADVDLHADGVSIIIGAVDLYLIAVVLLIFSFGLYELFISRIEKLDDIELKDVSILTIKSLDQLKDKLGKVIIMVLVVSFFQRVLHMTFATPLEMLYLALAILALGVALYFMNKNAH, encoded by the coding sequence GTGTTAGAGAGGCTATTTGAAAGCGCGCTGGTAAAAAGCCGCCTTCTCGTTATGCTTTCGGTGGTTTTTAGCCTGCTAGGGGCGACGGCGCTGTTTATTATCGCAAGCTACGACGTGGTGAAGGCGACGATTATCACTTGGCAGTATTACGTCCATAACGCCGACGTGGATCTGCACGCCGACGGAGTGTCGATCATTATCGGCGCGGTCGATCTCTACCTGATCGCCGTCGTGCTGCTGATATTTAGCTTCGGGCTATACGAACTCTTTATCTCGCGGATCGAGAAGCTAGACGATATAGAGCTAAAAGACGTAAGCATTCTTACGATCAAATCGCTTGATCAGCTTAAAGACAAGCTGGGCAAGGTGATCATTATGGTGCTGGTAGTCAGCTTTTTTCAGCGCGTTTTGCATATGACGTTCGCGACGCCGCTTGAAATGCTCTATCTAGCGCTGGCTATTTTGGCTCTGGGCGTGGCGCTATATTTTATGAATAAGAACGCGCATTAA
- a CDS encoding aspartate-semialdehyde dehydrogenase, producing the protein MKKYVVAVVGATGAVGAEMIRVLEEQKFPVSRLTPLASEKSAGKNVEYNGEKIKVKALERDVFAREGVEIALFSAGGAISAEFAPSAAKAGAVVIDNTSHFRMDEDVPLIVPEVNPDDIKLWKNRGIIANPNCSTIQMVIALKPLHDAFGLERLDIATYQAVSGAGAKAMDELMEQNRAVFNFDYDRIEPKKFPHKIALNVIPHIDSFTDNGFTKEELKMINETQKILGAKIQIAATCARVPVLRGHSEAIAARFSKEISAKEAIKALKKGEHIVTLDDPSKNIYPMPILVGERDEVFVGRIREDLYDKRVLHLWIVADNLRVGAATNAVRIAQKWIETN; encoded by the coding sequence TTGAAAAAGTATGTTGTCGCCGTTGTTGGCGCGACCGGCGCGGTCGGCGCGGAGATGATCCGCGTTTTGGAGGAACAGAAGTTTCCCGTTTCTCGGCTAACGCCGTTGGCGAGCGAAAAGAGCGCGGGCAAAAACGTCGAGTATAATGGCGAGAAAATCAAGGTCAAAGCCTTAGAACGCGACGTTTTCGCGCGGGAGGGAGTAGAGATCGCGCTGTTTAGCGCGGGCGGCGCGATCTCGGCGGAGTTCGCGCCAAGCGCGGCGAAGGCTGGCGCGGTTGTGATCGACAATACCAGCCATTTCAGAATGGACGAGGACGTTCCGCTTATCGTGCCGGAGGTCAATCCCGACGATATTAAATTGTGGAAAAACAGAGGGATTATCGCCAATCCCAACTGTTCTACTATTCAGATGGTTATCGCGCTTAAACCGCTACACGACGCTTTTGGCTTGGAACGTCTCGATATAGCGACCTATCAGGCGGTAAGCGGCGCGGGCGCGAAGGCTATGGACGAGTTAATGGAGCAAAACAGAGCGGTTTTTAACTTTGATTACGATCGGATCGAGCCTAAAAAGTTCCCGCATAAGATCGCGCTGAACGTTATTCCTCATATCGATAGCTTTACGGATAACGGCTTTACGAAAGAGGAATTAAAGATGATCAACGAGACGCAAAAAATTCTCGGCGCGAAAATCCAAATCGCCGCCACCTGCGCGCGCGTTCCCGTTTTGCGCGGGCATAGCGAGGCGATCGCGGCGCGATTTTCCAAAGAGATTAGCGCCAAAGAGGCGATAAAGGCGCTCAAAAAAGGCGAGCATATCGTAACGCTCGACGATCCTTCTAAAAACATCTACCCTATGCCGATTCTCGTCGGCGAAAGGGACGAGGTTTTTGTGGGGCGAATACGCGAGGACCTTTACGACAAGCGCGTTTTGCACCTGTGGATCGTAGCGGATAATCTGCGCGTGGGCGCGGCTACAAACGCGGTGAGAATAGCGCAAAAGTGGATCGAGACAAACTGA
- a CDS encoding sigma-54 dependent transcriptional regulator: MKIAIVEDDINLRKSLEAAFLERADYEVVSFKNAKDALKKLDDSFELVITDLTMPFMDGLEFLRELNGRYEAIVITGNATLSKAIEAMRLGAKDFLQKPFEIETLIEAISRAKKAAQAIKKATRIEPAKHKETAKNEFFIVSSTALERPRQVALKTAKTDAAVMLLGESGVGKEIFAGFIHFNSPRSEKPFVPINMAALPDALIESELFGFEKGAFTDAQAAKPGRFEEADGGTLFLDEIAEMPYGLQAKLLRVIQEKKIRRLGGLKDIEIDVRLIAATNQNIGEAIKEGRFRGDLYYRLNTIEIAIPPLRERKEEILPLAEAALMNVCERYGFAKKRFSDAAKEELLSYSWHGNVRELISVCERSAIISDGEVIEPNDLFLRARSGAKSVENLEKELISQALSEARGDAVEAAKLIGMPIKDFETKRSKYKISL; the protein is encoded by the coding sequence ATGAAAATAGCGATCGTTGAAGACGATATTAACCTGCGCAAATCGCTTGAAGCCGCCTTCTTGGAGCGCGCCGATTACGAGGTAGTCAGCTTCAAAAACGCCAAAGACGCGCTTAAAAAACTTGACGATAGTTTCGAGCTGGTGATAACCGATCTAACGATGCCGTTTATGGACGGGCTGGAGTTTTTGCGCGAGCTAAACGGCAGATACGAGGCGATCGTGATTACCGGTAACGCCACGCTGAGTAAGGCGATCGAGGCTATGCGGCTGGGCGCTAAGGATTTTTTGCAAAAGCCATTTGAGATCGAAACGCTGATCGAGGCGATCAGCCGCGCTAAAAAAGCTGCTCAAGCGATCAAAAAAGCGACGCGTATCGAGCCGGCGAAGCACAAAGAGACGGCAAAAAACGAGTTCTTTATCGTTAGCTCGACCGCGCTTGAACGCCCGCGCCAAGTGGCGCTAAAAACCGCCAAAACCGACGCGGCGGTTATGCTTTTGGGCGAAAGCGGCGTTGGCAAGGAGATATTCGCGGGATTTATTCACTTCAACTCGCCGCGCAGCGAAAAGCCGTTTGTCCCGATCAATATGGCGGCGTTGCCCGACGCGCTGATTGAAAGCGAGCTGTTTGGCTTTGAAAAAGGCGCTTTTACCGACGCGCAAGCGGCAAAACCGGGGCGCTTCGAGGAGGCGGACGGCGGGACGCTGTTTTTAGACGAGATCGCCGAAATGCCATACGGCTTACAGGCGAAATTGCTGCGCGTTATCCAAGAAAAAAAGATCAGAAGACTGGGCGGATTAAAAGATATAGAGATCGACGTGCGCCTGATCGCGGCTACCAACCAAAATATCGGCGAGGCGATCAAGGAGGGGCGTTTTAGAGGGGACCTTTACTACCGGTTAAACACGATCGAGATCGCCATTCCGCCGTTAAGAGAGCGCAAAGAGGAGATTTTGCCGCTTGCCGAAGCCGCCCTGATGAACGTATGCGAGCGATACGGTTTCGCTAAAAAACGTTTTTCGGACGCGGCTAAAGAGGAGCTTTTAAGTTATAGCTGGCACGGCAACGTAAGAGAGCTTATTAGCGTCTGCGAACGGAGCGCGATCATAAGCGACGGCGAGGTAATAGAGCCAAACGATCTGTTTTTGCGCGCGCGTAGCGGGGCAAAGAGCGTTGAGAACTTAGAAAAAGAGTTGATCTCGCAGGCGCTAAGCGAAGCGCGAGGCGACGCGGTCGAAGCGGCGAAACTGATAGGAATGCCGATCAAAGATTTTGAAACTAAACGCTCTAAATATAAAATTAGCCTCTAG
- a CDS encoding chemotaxis protein, with amino-acid sequence MKAVDDRAKLTLRNQLELLCFRVLPDGTRFSINVFKVRETVKYKKLTDLPESDKVICGLLTLRKEIIPVVDLKEWLYGGSHKANAIRAAVASIDPMDTQIIVCEFDNVTIGLWVYRADYIMRRNWEEIKVPVSSEFGNKTNNYTKSDGGDIVYIVDVEGMLSELFPMVAARDKDEIEALAPLSLRKDLNVLIADDSKSALKGLTNVLDKYGVAYVAFENGRKLLNYIAENGIEHTGLIITDLEMPEASGFTVIKELKGNPRTAKAPIVVNTSMTAESNVELARNLNAQGFIGKTNPREISRYLKTYLGAN; translated from the coding sequence ATGAAAGCAGTAGACGATCGCGCCAAATTAACGCTTCGCAACCAACTAGAGTTGCTTTGTTTTCGCGTTTTACCCGACGGCACGCGATTTTCCATTAACGTATTCAAAGTGCGCGAAACCGTCAAATATAAAAAACTTACCGATCTGCCGGAGTCCGATAAGGTAATCTGCGGTCTTTTGACGCTTCGCAAAGAGATAATCCCCGTCGTCGATCTTAAAGAGTGGCTTTACGGCGGCTCTCACAAAGCGAACGCGATTAGAGCCGCCGTCGCGTCGATCGATCCGATGGACACTCAAATTATCGTGTGCGAGTTTGACAACGTAACGATCGGGCTGTGGGTCTATCGCGCCGACTACATTATGCGTAGAAATTGGGAAGAGATAAAGGTGCCGGTATCCAGCGAGTTTGGCAACAAAACCAACAATTACACTAAAAGCGACGGCGGCGATATAGTCTATATTGTCGATGTGGAAGGAATGTTGTCCGAACTATTTCCGATGGTCGCCGCGCGCGATAAGGACGAGATCGAGGCGCTCGCGCCCCTGTCGTTAAGAAAAGATTTGAACGTGCTGATCGCCGACGATTCCAAGAGCGCGCTAAAAGGGCTGACAAACGTGCTAGATAAATACGGGGTCGCTTACGTGGCGTTTGAAAACGGACGCAAGCTCCTAAACTATATCGCCGAAAACGGCATAGAGCATACGGGGCTAATCATCACCGATCTAGAGATGCCCGAAGCCAGCGGCTTTACCGTGATAAAAGAGTTAAAGGGCAATCCGCGCACCGCCAAAGCTCCGATCGTAGTCAATACCTCGATGACCGCCGAAAGCAACGTGGAGTTAGCGAGGAATCTAAACGCGCAAGGGTTTATCGGCAAAACCAACCCGCGCGAGATTTCGCGCTATCTGAAAACCTATCTTGGCGCGAATTAG
- the aat gene encoding leucyl/phenylalanyl-tRNA--protein transferase: protein MILVHKNPPLYIIGVSEPFPNLDAEDFDDLVAIGGDLSTDRILNAYKIGLFPWFIECRMPHWYSPRVRMILEPSKFRLSKSLARTIKNNRFEIKTDYAFEQTIEACANIKRKREKGTWITGDFIKSYRDLHKLGYARSVESWQNGELVGGLYGLQIGRVFFGESMFAFKPDASKAALAFLSKNTPFGEIDMIDCQIPSAHLASLGGVEISREAYLKRLKLEIGD from the coding sequence TTGATTTTAGTTCATAAAAATCCCCCGCTGTATATTATCGGCGTGTCGGAACCGTTTCCTAACCTTGACGCCGAAGATTTCGACGATCTCGTCGCAATAGGCGGCGATCTATCGACGGATCGAATTCTCAACGCGTATAAAATCGGCTTGTTTCCTTGGTTTATAGAATGCCGTATGCCGCACTGGTATTCGCCGCGAGTTCGTATGATTTTGGAGCCTTCCAAGTTTCGCTTATCTAAAAGTTTGGCGCGGACGATCAAAAATAATCGCTTTGAAATTAAAACCGATTACGCTTTCGAGCAAACGATCGAAGCCTGCGCCAATATAAAACGCAAACGAGAGAAAGGAACGTGGATTACGGGCGATTTTATCAAAAGCTACCGCGATCTGCATAAGTTAGGCTACGCGCGCTCCGTAGAGTCTTGGCAAAACGGCGAGCTTGTCGGAGGGCTATACGGTTTGCAGATCGGGCGCGTATTCTTTGGCGAATCGATGTTTGCCTTTAAGCCGGACGCGTCCAAAGCGGCGCTCGCTTTTTTGAGCAAAAATACGCCCTTTGGCGAGATCGATATGATTGACTGTCAGATTCCCAGCGCGCACTTAGCCTCTTTGGGCGGCGTAGAAATATCGCGCGAAGCCTACCTGAAACGCTTGAAACTAGAGATCGGCGACTAA
- the clpA gene encoding ATP-dependent Clp protease ATP-binding subunit ClpA, with protein MISRSLNKVIVAAIREAKRRRHEFITVDHLSYAALFDPTTQKILERCGADVGSLKIGLDAYLSREIEIAPEGAEPTQTVAAQKVMQTMLMHVEGAGRTEADQGDLLASIFEDGNSYGVYLMRLQGIERINILEEISQIETSEENKSQTQYEPNKAKTYLEQFCVELVALAKKGAIDPIVGRADEMTRSLQTLCRRKKNNPILTGEPGVGKTAIAEGLAMLIAENKAPKMLEGSRIYALDMGALVAGTKYRGDFEKRLKGVIDELSSKEGVILFIDEIHTLVGAGSASGGALDAGNILKPALAGGKLRCIGATTHNEYRQFFEKDRALSRRFQKIVVNEPSAEESVRILRGLKSKYEAYHGVRYSDAVLRSAVELSAKYVNDRFLPDKALDVIDEVGASFHLLKESKKRTQVGIADIERVVSKMIGAPIKAGADDDLDRLRALELDLKHRVFGQDSAIEQLVKAIKRSYAGLGSPTRPIGSFLFTGPTGVGKTETAKQLAESLGVHFARFDMSEYMEKHSVSRLVGAPPGYVGFDQGGALVECARKHPRSVILLDEIEKAHPDLINILLQVMDAAKLTDNNGAEADFRHTVLIMTSNLGAREAGVVGFGNNAVNRTEEAIGAFFSPEFRNRLDAIAHFAPLSQETMSFVVDKFIGELASQLAERKIAIDLSAEAREYLAKNGYDKDMGARPLGLLIQAKIKDKIADEALFGKLAKGGKAVVRLKADELEFDFSS; from the coding sequence ATGATTAGCAGATCGTTAAACAAGGTGATCGTCGCCGCGATACGCGAAGCCAAACGCCGCCGCCATGAGTTTATCACCGTCGATCACCTCTCCTACGCCGCCCTATTCGATCCGACGACGCAAAAGATATTGGAGCGGTGCGGCGCCGACGTCGGATCGCTAAAGATCGGGCTCGACGCGTATCTCTCGCGCGAAATCGAGATCGCGCCCGAAGGCGCGGAGCCTACGCAGACGGTAGCGGCGCAGAAGGTTATGCAGACGATGCTTATGCACGTAGAGGGCGCGGGACGAACCGAAGCCGATCAGGGCGATCTGCTCGCGAGCATCTTTGAGGACGGAAACAGTTACGGCGTGTATCTAATGCGTTTGCAGGGAATCGAGCGGATCAATATCCTAGAGGAGATCAGCCAGATCGAAACGTCGGAAGAGAACAAATCGCAGACGCAATATGAACCGAACAAAGCGAAAACCTATTTGGAACAATTTTGCGTAGAGCTTGTCGCGCTGGCGAAAAAGGGCGCGATCGATCCCATCGTGGGACGCGCCGACGAGATGACGCGCTCGCTTCAGACGCTCTGCCGCCGCAAGAAAAATAATCCGATCCTTACGGGAGAACCGGGCGTGGGTAAAACCGCGATCGCCGAAGGGTTAGCGATGTTGATCGCCGAAAACAAAGCGCCAAAAATGCTAGAAGGTTCGCGGATATACGCGCTGGATATGGGAGCTTTGGTAGCCGGCACCAAATATCGCGGCGACTTTGAGAAGCGTTTAAAAGGAGTGATCGACGAGTTGTCCTCGAAAGAGGGCGTTATCTTATTTATAGACGAGATACACACGCTTGTCGGCGCGGGAAGCGCTAGCGGCGGCGCGTTGGACGCCGGAAATATCCTAAAACCGGCGCTCGCCGGCGGCAAACTGCGCTGCATAGGGGCGACCACGCACAACGAATATAGACAGTTTTTTGAAAAAGATCGCGCTTTAAGCCGCCGTTTTCAGAAAATTGTGGTAAACGAGCCTAGCGCCGAAGAGAGCGTGCGGATTCTACGCGGATTGAAATCCAAATACGAAGCGTATCACGGCGTTCGCTATTCGGACGCGGTTTTGCGTTCCGCCGTCGAGTTGTCCGCAAAATACGTCAACGATCGCTTTCTGCCCGATAAGGCGCTCGACGTAATCGACGAGGTTGGCGCGTCGTTTCATCTATTAAAAGAGTCGAAAAAACGAACGCAGGTCGGCATAGCCGATATAGAGCGCGTCGTTTCAAAGATGATAGGCGCGCCAATCAAAGCCGGCGCGGACGACGATTTGGATCGGCTGCGCGCGTTGGAACTCGATCTTAAACATCGGGTTTTCGGGCAGGATAGCGCCATAGAGCAGTTGGTTAAAGCGATCAAGCGCTCTTACGCCGGACTTGGCTCCCCGACGCGCCCAATCGGTTCGTTTCTATTTACGGGACCTACGGGCGTGGGCAAAACCGAAACGGCAAAGCAGCTTGCGGAGAGTCTTGGCGTTCATTTCGCTCGTTTTGATATGAGCGAGTATATGGAAAAACACAGCGTTAGCCGTCTTGTCGGCGCGCCGCCCGGTTATGTCGGCTTCGATCAAGGCGGAGCGCTCGTCGAATGCGCGCGTAAACACCCGCGATCCGTGATTTTGCTCGACGAGATCGAAAAGGCGCACCCCGATCTAATCAATATCCTTTTACAAGTGATGGACGCGGCGAAATTAACCGACAATAACGGCGCGGAAGCGGATTTTCGCCACACGGTTCTTATTATGACAAGCAATTTAGGCGCGCGCGAAGCGGGCGTGGTCGGCTTTGGAAACAACGCGGTAAATCGGACGGAGGAGGCGATCGGCGCGTTCTTTTCGCCTGAGTTTAGAAACCGTCTCGACGCGATCGCGCACTTTGCGCCGCTTAGCCAAGAAACGATGAGTTTCGTAGTAGATAAGTTTATCGGCGAGCTTGCCTCGCAACTTGCCGAACGAAAGATCGCGATCGATCTTAGCGCCGAAGCTAGAGAGTATCTTGCGAAAAACGGCTACGACAAGGATATGGGCGCAAGACCGCTAGGATTGCTAATTCAAGCGAAGATTAAGGATAAAATCGCCGACGAGGCGCTCTTTGGCAAACTCGCGAAAGGCGGCAAAGCGGTTGTCAGGCTCAAAGCCGACGAGTTAGAGTTTGATTTTAGTTCATAA
- a CDS encoding ATP-dependent Clp protease adaptor ClpS yields the protein MTTKEEREQELERQTHLRPPRKYQVLLHNDHYTTWDFVVKVLERIFHKNQTEAEQITYSVHHRGVGVCGEYSREIAQMKVLQVHSTAKANGYPLRCSMKRLDD from the coding sequence GTGACCACGAAAGAGGAACGCGAGCAGGAGTTAGAGCGCCAGACGCATTTGCGACCTCCTCGCAAATATCAGGTTTTACTCCACAACGACCACTACACCACATGGGATTTTGTGGTCAAGGTGTTGGAGCGGATCTTTCATAAAAATCAGACGGAAGCCGAACAGATCACCTACTCCGTTCATCATCGCGGCGTGGGCGTGTGCGGGGAATACAGCCGCGAGATAGCGCAGATGAAAGTGTTGCAGGTGCATTCGACGGCAAAAGCAAACGGCTATCCTCTTAGATGTTCTATGAAGAGGCTCGATGATTAG
- a CDS encoding UDP-N-acetylmuramoyl-tripeptide--D-alanyl-D-alanine ligase: MQTFLPVFESTSRVLLLLTLGWYIILNLQWFSYRFDRLVFHHTKPWWNVANVVMPIALFYAAGAYFWLFFYLVYLPTLFLWYRKIDKKLVVTARVKRFFALLAFAAALSESLRFWGAAQDSGTLSALLLTFVCSQVLENFLRFRFKKRASRKLLARRELIVILLTASYGKTSLKHFLLDILKPRFKVYATPGNVNTDLGIAADVNNALPSDAQIYIVEAGAREIGDILTIAAMTRPHYAIIGKVGKQHIEYFKTEENVKRAKREALVSPRMRRAIVHESADVTPSESIVTLKDGQIENLEATLEGTRWDLVLNDRRVRFETPVLGGFNAVNISLAFLAARELGVSEEEIVRAAGKLANFAHRLQPIKNKYKFILDDSYNGNLEGMLSAIELCSSWKDRKVIVTPGIVESDEESNIALATKINEVFDLALITGALNADLLCSRIDRAKRKRIYDKRGLEAILAKETRSGDLILFANDAPSYV; this comes from the coding sequence TTGCAAACATTTTTGCCCGTTTTTGAATCGACGTCGCGCGTTTTGTTGCTTTTGACGCTTGGTTGGTATATTATATTAAATCTTCAATGGTTCTCCTATCGCTTTGATCGGCTGGTTTTTCATCATACGAAACCGTGGTGGAACGTCGCTAACGTTGTTATGCCGATCGCGCTTTTTTACGCGGCGGGCGCGTATTTTTGGCTGTTTTTTTATCTCGTATATCTGCCGACGTTATTTTTGTGGTATCGCAAAATTGATAAAAAGTTGGTCGTTACCGCGCGCGTTAAGCGGTTTTTCGCGCTGTTGGCGTTTGCCGCCGCGCTGAGCGAATCTCTGCGTTTTTGGGGCGCGGCGCAGGATAGCGGAACGCTCTCGGCGCTGCTTTTAACCTTTGTTTGTTCGCAGGTACTGGAAAACTTTCTTCGCTTCCGCTTCAAAAAACGAGCTTCGCGCAAACTGCTCGCCCGTCGGGAACTGATCGTAATCCTTTTGACGGCAAGCTACGGCAAAACTAGTTTGAAACATTTTCTGCTGGATATATTAAAGCCGCGTTTCAAGGTTTACGCCACGCCCGGCAACGTCAATACCGATCTTGGAATCGCCGCCGACGTCAACAACGCTCTGCCAAGCGACGCGCAAATCTATATAGTCGAAGCCGGCGCGAGAGAAATAGGCGATATTCTAACGATCGCGGCGATGACGCGACCGCACTACGCGATCATAGGCAAGGTCGGCAAACAGCATATCGAGTATTTCAAAACCGAAGAGAACGTCAAACGCGCTAAACGCGAAGCGCTGGTTTCGCCGAGAATGCGGCGCGCGATAGTCCATGAAAGCGCCGACGTAACGCCAAGCGAATCGATCGTAACGCTAAAAGACGGGCAAATAGAAAACCTTGAGGCGACGCTGGAAGGGACGCGGTGGGATTTAGTTTTGAACGATCGGCGGGTTCGGTTTGAAACGCCCGTCTTGGGCGGTTTTAACGCCGTCAATATATCGCTGGCGTTCCTTGCCGCGCGCGAACTTGGCGTAAGCGAGGAGGAGATTGTAAGGGCGGCGGGCAAGTTAGCCAATTTCGCCCACCGTTTGCAGCCGATCAAAAATAAATACAAGTTTATCCTAGACGACAGCTATAACGGCAATCTGGAGGGAATGTTAAGCGCGATCGAGCTTTGCTCGTCGTGGAAAGATCGGAAGGTTATCGTTACGCCGGGCATAGTGGAAAGCGACGAGGAGAGCAATATTGCGCTCGCGACGAAGATCAACGAAGTTTTCGATCTCGCGCTGATCACCGGAGCGCTAAACGCCGATCTGCTATGTTCTCGCATCGATCGCGCCAAACGCAAACGAATCTACGATAAACGCGGATTAGAAGCCATACTCGCCAAAGAGACGCGATCGGGCGATCTGATACTGTTCGCCAACGACGCGCCAAGCTATGTTTAA
- a CDS encoding tRNA-dihydrouridine synthase, with amino-acid sequence MAPFDFARKRFVLAPLAGWSDPPFRAAVKRFGADLTVSEMISANALIRNPLKTKKLYAKSPLETPYAVQIAGARAREIAEAAKALSDDDEVDIIDLNAGCPAPKITRGGGGSALLKTPSALGELVGAIKKNGGQKLTSVKIRLGFNENNGVSLAKICEEEGADFITVHGRTRAGGFSAPVDYEAIGEIKSRLKIPVIANGDIDSREKALSVFRITNADGVMIGRGATGAPWIFAQLTNNPPFADGLLKRSVVLEHFDQTIAFYGDRGAIIFRKHLHRYSKGYAQSSAFRAEINKQSEPSIIRKAIETFFDAQ; translated from the coding sequence ATCGCGCCTTTTGATTTTGCGCGGAAACGTTTTGTCTTAGCGCCGCTCGCGGGTTGGAGCGACCCGCCTTTTCGCGCCGCCGTTAAACGTTTCGGAGCCGATCTAACGGTAAGCGAGATGATCAGCGCCAACGCGCTTATTCGCAATCCGCTTAAAACAAAAAAGCTATACGCAAAAAGTCCGCTTGAAACGCCTTACGCGGTTCAGATTGCGGGCGCGCGCGCAAGAGAGATCGCAGAAGCGGCTAAGGCGCTCTCGGACGACGACGAGGTCGATATTATCGATCTTAACGCGGGTTGTCCAGCGCCTAAAATAACGCGCGGCGGCGGCGGAAGCGCTCTGCTGAAAACTCCGTCGGCGCTTGGAGAGCTTGTCGGCGCGATCAAAAAAAACGGCGGTCAAAAACTAACCAGCGTAAAAATTCGCTTAGGTTTTAACGAGAATAACGGCGTTTCTCTCGCGAAGATTTGCGAGGAGGAGGGCGCGGATTTTATAACCGTTCACGGTCGCACAAGAGCGGGAGGCTTTAGCGCGCCTGTGGATTACGAAGCGATTGGAGAGATTAAATCGCGGCTTAAAATCCCCGTGATCGCAAACGGCGACATAGACTCGCGCGAGAAAGCGCTGAGCGTTTTTAGGATTACAAACGCCGACGGCGTAATGATCGGACGCGGCGCGACAGGCGCTCCTTGGATCTTCGCGCAATTAACAAACAATCCGCCTTTTGCCGACGGCTTGTTAAAGCGATCGGTAGTTTTGGAGCATTTTGATCAAACGATAGCGTTTTACGGCGATCGCGGCGCGATTATTTTTCGTAAACATCTGCACAGATACTCCAAAGGCTACGCGCAATCGTCGGCGTTTCGGGCGGAGATCAATAAGCAAAGCGAGCCGTCGATCATAAGAAAGGCAATCGAGACGTTTTTCGACGCTCAATAA
- a CDS encoding MmcQ/YjbR family DNA-binding protein gives MITERTIEKAALKQRGAIKEYKPSWDSMLYRIGGKIFVLLMRDPKTPMMNFKNDPFVNLHLREKYSDITAAYHMNKKHWNTLYYKHTTIGEDFLELLIRQSYEIVFDSLTIKQKSTLKGEL, from the coding sequence ATGATTACGGAACGGACGATAGAAAAAGCCGCGCTTAAACAACGAGGCGCGATAAAAGAGTATAAACCTAGCTGGGATTCCATGCTTTATCGTATTGGCGGCAAGATATTTGTTCTTCTTATGCGCGATCCAAAAACGCCGATGATGAACTTCAAAAACGATCCGTTCGTCAATCTTCATCTGCGCGAAAAGTATAGCGATATTACCGCCGCCTATCATATGAATAAAAAACACTGGAATACGCTCTATTATAAACATACTACGATCGGCGAGGATTTTCTGGAGCTGCTTATACGGCAGTCGTATGAGATTGTTTTTGATTCGCTTACAATAAAGCAAAAATCGACTCTGAAAGGAGAGTTATGA
- the crcB gene encoding fluoride efflux transporter CrcB, protein MIEVLYIALGGALGALARYGVGVASTRFLGGGFPYATLIVNAIGAFAALFLLTTISQKAAVTPQFRAFAIVGFLGAFTTFSAFAYETIALAQSGAWIKTIANVLLNNSLALLCGALGVSLARAIT, encoded by the coding sequence ATGATAGAGGTTTTATATATCGCTCTAGGCGGCGCGTTAGGGGCGTTGGCGCGTTACGGCGTTGGCGTCGCTTCAACGCGGTTTTTAGGCGGCGGCTTTCCCTACGCAACGTTGATTGTTAATGCGATCGGCGCGTTTGCCGCGCTGTTTTTACTGACGACGATCTCGCAAAAAGCCGCCGTAACGCCGCAGTTTAGAGCGTTTGCGATCGTAGGTTTTTTGGGCGCTTTTACCACCTTTTCGGCGTTTGCTTACGAGACGATCGCGCTGGCTCAAAGCGGCGCTTGGATTAAGACGATCGCAAATGTTTTGTTAAATAACTCTCTCGCGCTTTTATGCGGCGCGTTAGGCGTATCCCTCGCGCGGGCGATCACATAA